GCGCAATCACGATAACCGGCATATGCTCATCGATAAGCGCAATAGGACCGTGTTTCATCTCAGCTGCAGGATAACCTTCAGCATGAATATAAGATATCTCTTTAAGCTTTAAAGCACCTTCTAACGCTACCGGAAAGTTATATCCACGACCTAAGTACAAACAGTTTGGAGCATCTTTAAAAGCTGCTGCAATTTCTTTTGCTCTGTCGTTAGTTTCTAATGCCTCAGCTACTTTTTCTGGAATTATTTCTAATTCTTGCAAGTACGTATGAAAATCAGTGTTTGATAATGTTCCTTTAGCTTTACCTAATCGCAAAGCAATCATTGTTAAAACAGTAATTTGCGTTGTAAAAGCTTTAGTCGAAGCAACTCCAATTTCCGGTCCTGCGTGTGTATAAGCACCAGCATGACTTTCTCTCGAAATAGAAGAACCTACTACATTACAAACTCCAAAAACAAAAGCACCGTTTTCTTTTGCTAATTTAATAGCCGCCATAGTATCCGCAGTTTCTCCTGATTGAGAGATTGCAATAACTACATCGTTTTTATTAATGATAGGGTTTCTGTATCTAAATTCAGAAGCATATTCTACTTCAACCGGAATACGGGTAAACTCTTCAAAAATATACTCTGCTACTAAACCTGCGTGCCATGAAGTACCACAAGCTACAATAATGATTCTGTCAGCGTTTAAGAATTTTTCAAGATTATCCTCAACACCTGCCATTTGAACAATTCCTTCATTTGCATGAAGTCTTCCTCTGTATGTATCTTTTATAACACTTGGCTGCTCGTAGATTTCTTTAAGCATGAAGTGATCATAACCTCCTTTTTCAATTTGCTCCAAATTCATTTGAAGCTCCTGAATATACGGATCTACTAAAGAGTCATCTTTTATTTTTCTAACTTTAAGAGGCTTGTGCAATCTGATATTTGCCATTTCACCATCTTCAAGATAAATTGCATTCGAAGTATATTCGATAAACGGTGAAGCATCAGAAGCAATAAAAAACTCCCCTTCTCCAACACCAATTGCTAATGGACTTCCTAATCTTGCAGCAACAATTTCGTTTGGGTTCTTTTTATCAAAAACTGCAATTGCATAAGCTCCTACAACCTGATTTAAAGCAATCTGAACTGCTTTCCCTAACTTAATACCTTCTTTTTTCTGAACCTCTTCAATTAAGTTCACTAAAACTTCAGTATCTGTATCCGATTTAAAAGTATAACCTCTTTTTTTTAACTCTTCTTTAAGCGGTGCATAATTCTCAATGATTCCATTATGAATAATAACCAACTCTCCAGAATTTGAAAGATGTGGATGTGAGTTTACATCATTTGGAACTCCGTGTGTAGCCCAACGTGTATGTCCAATTCCTATACTTCCATTCGTTGTAAAATTATCTTTTGCTTTTGTTTCAAGATCTGAAACTTTACCTTTTGTTTTACAAAGTTTTATTCCATCCTGGTCATCATACAACATAACACCAGCACTATCATATCCTCTGTATTCGAGTCGTTTTAATCCTTTGATAACAATAGGATACGCCTCTCTATGACCGATATATCCAACAATTCCACACATATATATTTATTAATTTGGTTTCGTGTAGTAAATCAGAAGTTTTAATTTCTTATCTGTATCAGCCGCAGAAACATTATTACCATATAATATTGTTCCTAATGGCCCCATAACTGAACCTCTTGGCGCTTCTGAAATAACATCGTTTTTCAATCTTAATTTGTTCGACGTAATAACATCAATTCCTTCAGTTACTGATAAGCCCAATCTGACATTTTTTATAGTAGGATCTTTTATAAGATTTCTGATATGTTTAGTAACTCGAACTTTATAACTTACTCCCTTTTTAGTTGTTGCGTCAAGAGCTATTATACCTCCAAAAATAGATCTACTTTGTTTTGGATCAATAGCATTGGTACTACTATCAACATAATCAGCAATAATAGTATTATTGTCCAAGTCATATAGATAAACTCGTTTTGGCTCTCTTTCTGCAGTTTTCATTTTATCTGCATCAATATAAAAAACTAAGTTAGCCTCATTAACCAACCATTTTTTAACGATAACATTGTGTCTGATTTCGTCTAATTCATCTGAAACCCCATTAGGTTTGTTTACCAAAACATTATTACTATCGTATCCTATAAGATCTGTTTTATCAAAAAGATTAATAACAGCAACTGATCCCTGACCTCCTTTTAGATAAAGTCTGTCATCACCGGTATCTTTATTTCTATTAGCTAGTCCATTTGAATAAACAGAACTCTTAGCATCTTTCAATAAACTTGTTCCTGCACCTGTCAAATTAATTGTAATGACTTTATCTTCTGTTGTATCACCATCAGTCGTAATTGCAGTTTTAGCCTTATACTTTATGGTAATTTTAGCTGGTCCTGCAGGTTTTAAAAAATCTAAGAATGCCATATTTGACGGACTACCATCCACCGCTTTTTCAACCTGAAAATATAAACCTTTAAAATACTGCTGAAAAACATCATCAGATGAAAGATTTGCAGCCGACGCATTTAAAATTTTAGTCTGGAAAAAAGCCTTATTCAAATCCAAACGCATTTGTGGTGCTGAATATTGATACGTATATGTTTTAATAGCAGCATTAGCATCTACTACAGTTGAATCTACCGTTTGTTTTGCACTAAAAAAGAACTTATCATTCTGTGATTTGTCTTGAGAATCATTTAACGGAACACCAAGCTTTTTAGTATTAAAATTCACCTCTCCTGCCAATGGAGGAGTATTTGTGTCCTGATCACTATAATATAACTTACCAAGTAATGAACCATTACCATCATAATAGCTACTATACATTTGCGCTCCGGATTCGTAAACGCTAAGTTTAAGTTTTCCTTCTTTTGGACCGTAAATAGAATCTAATGCATAAACATTACCTCCTTTTGGGTCAACAGCAGTTGCATGGCTAAAATATGGTACTGTAAGCACTACACTTTCTATAACAGGGCTTTCACCAATAGTTGGTTTATAAGCAGTTAATCCAACCTGAGAAACAAAATTTCCAGTAGTTTCACCAAAAACAGGATTATTGTAAATCCCTAAACTATAAAATGGCAATCCGTTTGACTGAACAGGAGTTACTTCCTGACTAAATGCCGTAACACCATATTGCTCCGGAACCAAATCAAAATGATTATCACCAATTAATTCCTCACCAATAGCGTTAAAATCTTTATCGCACGAATACAAAAGAACAACAGTTGCAACTAATAGAATTTTCTTAATAAAAGAAGTATTATACATGTTTAATAATAATGTTAATTTTTAAAGACCCATCGTTTTATAGAAATTTGTATACGCTTCAGCGAATGCATCTTTCGTGGCGAAAGGTAAAAAAGGTTTTCCTGAAGATTCTATAAATTTTGTTAAACTTGGAGATACATTTTCAGATGCTATAATCACGGCATCAGAATGTAAGATACTAGCCTTTAAGATATTCTCGTAATTTGGGGTTTCTAAATCAGCAACTGATTCATGTGGAACGCCATCAAATTTAACTTTGTTTATCATTTCCAAATCTAAATTTTCATCAAAAGATTGCCCATAAACAGAGGTCACAATCTTAGTTTCAGAAAATAAAGCTTCATTTTTGTAGTAATGTTTCATGTAAATTGGCAACATCGCTGCAAGCCAACCATGAACATGGATAATATCAGGAACCCAATTCAATTTTTTTACAGTCTCAACAACTCCTTTTGCAAAAAATATTGCTCTTTCGTCATTATCAGGATATAAAACACCTTCTTCGTCAGCAAAAGTTGCTTTACGCTTAAAATATTCATCATTATCAATAAAATAAACCTGAATTCTCTCTTTAGGAATTGAAGCTACCTTAATAATCAATGGCATATCTAAGTCATTCACTACCAAATTCATTCCTGAAAGTCTAATAACTTCATGCAATTGGTGTCTTCTTTCGTTGATATTTCCATATCTTGGCATGAAAATTCTTATCTGTCCTCCTTGATCGTTAATCATTTTTGGAACGTCATAAGACATTAAAGAAACTTCATTTTCAGCCAAATAAGGCACGACTTCAGATGATACATATAATACCCTCTTATCTTTCATAATAGTATTTTACTTAATTTTTGGTAATAAAAACGTTGCAAAATTACAAAAATTTATGCAGTTTATAACTAATATATTATGTTTGCACTAAATTTTAATAATACTGGCATGCATATTTTCTACGGTAAAGTAGCTTTGATAGCGTATTTAAAAACTATCAAAACGGCAAATTCAACCATTGGATTTGTACCAACAATGGGCGCTTTACACCAAGGGCATTTAGCTTTAATGCAAAGATCACTTAAAGAAAATGACGATACAGTTGTGAGTATTTTTGTCAATCCTACGCAATTCAACAATCCCGAAGATCTCGAAAAATACCCGCGAACACTTGAAGAAGACGTAAAAAAAATGCGAGGTTTAAGTGACAAAATGATTTTATACGCACCTTCAGTAGATGATATTTATGAAGGACATACAATTTCACAATCTTTCGACTTTGACGGATTAGAAAATCAGATGGAAGGAAAGTTCAGACCTGGACATTTTAACGGAGTCGGAACCATCGTAAAACGTCTCTTTGAAATCGTTACTCCAACAAATGCTTACTTTGGAGAAAAAGATTTTCAACAATTACAGATTGTTAAGAAAATGGTCGAAAAGAACGATTTACCTGTAAATGTTGTTGGTTGTCCAATTTTTAGAGAAGAAAATCAACTCGCAATGAGTTCCCGAAACGAGCGTCTAACGCCGGAAGAAAGAAAAGAAGCTTCTATTATTTATAAAGTTTTGACTGAAGCCAAAGAAATATTCCAGACAAATACTCCCGAAGAAACCATCGCTTTTGTAGAAAATTCTTTCAAAGACAATAAAAAGTTTGATCTCGAATATTTTGTAATTGCTGACGAATCCACATTATTACCTATCGATCATAAGAGTAAAGACAAAAATTACCGTGCATTTATAGCGGTATTTGTTAATTCTATAAGACTGATTGATACCATTTCATTAAATTAATTTACCTTTGCACCATGCAAATTCAAGTTATAAAATCAAAAATTCATCGTGTAAAAGTAACTGGCGCTGATTTAAATTACATTGGCAGTATTACTATCGACGAAACATTACTGGAAGCCTCAAACATTATTGAAGGTGAGAAAGTAGCTATTGTAAATATCAATAATGGTGAGCGTTTTGAAACTTACGCCATTAAAGGAGAAAAAAATTCAGGTGAGATCACACTAAATGGTCCCGCAGCAAGAAAAGTCCAAAAAGACGATATTATTATCATTATATCCTATGCAACCCTGGAATTTGAAGAGGCTAAAACCTTCAAACCATGGATCATTTTCCCTAATGAGAACGACAATTCGTTAACATAAGATTTTCTTTTACACTTTATTCTTAATATTATTTGTCAAAATTATTTTGAACAAACAAGATTCCTTTTTTCTAAAAATAAAGAGAGAAATTTAAACTCAAAAGTTCGCAAAGCTAAATTGATAAAGCTTTGCGAACTTTGTGTTTTTATTTAAAATCCATATAAAAATATCTTAGCACACTTTGCGTTTAAAACAATAGTCAATACAAAATATTTTATATTGCTGAGCAGGTTTTTGTATTCATCCGGATAAAACAAATTTTCATTATAATTTTGATGTCTTTTAAACTTTCTCATTGACAAAAAAGCAAATAAAGTACTATATTGCTACACTATTTCAATACTTTTTAATTCACTGAAATGCCACAAATCATGAAAAAAGTTTACTTACTAATCCTTTTTATTTCAATTTCTGTCTTTTCGCAGAAAAAATTCGACAACATTCAATCTGAGAAACTTGGAGAAGAAAGAAGAATAACCATCGGACTTCCTGCTTCTTACGAATCTAATCCAGACAAAAAATATCCGGTTCTTTATTTATTGGACGGCGATTATTTATTCGATCCATTTTCAGGAGCTTTAAGTTACGGAACCTATTGGGACGATTTACCTGAGATGATTATCATTGGTGTTCACCAAAATAAAGATGGAGAACGTGAAGACGACTCAACAATTGATCAAAATACAGGTTTACCATTTGAAAAAGGAGCTAAATTTTTTGAATTTATCGGAGCCGAATTAGTTCCTTATATCGAAAAAAAATACCGCACATCTCCATTCAGAGTTATTGCAGGTCATGATATTACAGCGAGTTTTATCAATTTTTATTTATATAAAGAAGAACCGCTTTTTAACGCCTATATTTGTTTAAGCCCGGAACTTGCTCCAAAAATGGAAGTTCGTATTCCGGAAAAATTTGCCAAAGTAACACAACCATTCTTCTATTACCTTTCTGCTGCTGATGGCGACATCAAAAAAATTAAAGAACCAATAGAAAAATTAGACAGTAATATTAAAATCGCAAATAATCCGTTAGTAAACTATAAATACGAATTATTCAAAGGAACAACTCATTATACAGAAGTGTTACATTCAATTCCGAGCGCATTATATCAGATTTTTGAAGTTTACAGACCAATAAATTCTGCAGAATACAATGATAAAATTGCCGTTCTTCAAACTGGTTATGCTGATTATCTTCAAAACAAATACGACATGATGTCTAAAGTTATGGGAGTTCAGATTCCGGTTAGAATGAGCGACTTTAAAGTAATCGAAAACATTATTTTAAAGAGAAATGCTTACGACGAATTAGGAAAAATGGCCGAAATTGGAAATGTAAATTATCCAAAAGCGATGCTTGGAGAATATGAATTAGGATTGATGTATGAAAAAATGGGCGATCCAAAACATGCTTCAAAAAAATACCAAAACGCTTCGCAAATGGAGCCAATTGGAGATTTGAATAAAGATTTGATGTACGAGAAAATCGACGAAATGAATACACTTGCAAAAAAGACCAAATAATGTCAAAAGTTAAAACTTCTTTTTTTTGTCAAAACTGCGGAACCCAATATGCCAAATGGCAAGGGCAATGCAATGCGTGCAAAGAATGGAATACAATTGCGGAAGAAATTATTCAGAAACAGGAAAAAGTAGCCTGGAAAAGCGAACCGACTCCTTCGGGTAAAGCTCCTCGACCTTTAAAAATCAACGAAATTGATTCGGCGCTGGAAATCCGTATGGATACAACAGATGGCGAATTAAATCGTGTTCTTGGTGGCGGAATTGTTCCGGGATCTTTAACGCTTTTGGGTGGTGAACCTGGAATTGGAAAAAGTACACTTTTGCTTCAAATCTCACTAAAGTTACCTTATAAAACACTTTATGTTTCTGGTGAAGAAAGTCAGAAACAAATAAAAATGCGTGCCGAAAGAATAACGCCAAATAGCGATAATTGCTATATTCTAACGGAAACTAAAACGCAAAACATCTTTAAACAAATTGAAGCGATTCAGCCGGAAATTGTCATTATCGATTCGATTCAGACTTTACATACCGATTATATCGAATCAACTGCCGGAAGTATTTCTCAGATTAGAGAAACTACTGCCGAATTGATCAAATTTGCTAAAGAAACTAATATTCCGGTTATTTTAATTGGACATATCACAAAAGACGGAAACATCGCCGGACCAAAAATCCTGGAACATATGGTCGATACCGTTTTACAGTTTGAAGGAGATCGAAATCATGTTTACAGAATCCTGCGTTCCTTAAAAAACCGTTTTGGTTCAACTGCCGAATTGGGAATTTATGAAATGCTTGGAAGCGGATTAAGAGAAGTTTCTAATCCGTCAGAAATATTGATTTCGCACAAAGACGAAGAAATGTCAGGAACTGCAATTGCCACAACCATGGAAGGAATGCGTCCGCTAATGATCGAAATACAATCATTGGTAAGTACTGCAGTTTATGGAACGCCACAACGAAGCACGACTGGTTACAACGCCAAAAGACTAAACATGATTCTGGCAGTTTTAGAAAAAAGAGCCGGATTTCGTTTAGGCGCAAAAGACGTTTTCCTGAATGTTACCGGCGGAATTTCTGTTGATGATCCTGCAATTGACTTAGCGGTTGTTGCGGCTATTTTATCATCAAACGAAGACATTCCAGTTACTAAAGGTTTCTGTTTTGCAGGCGAAGTTGGACTTTCGGGAGAAATCCGACCTGTAAATCGCGTTGATCAAAGAATTCAGGAAGCCGAAAAATTAGGATTCACCACTATATTTGTATCTAAGTACAATAAAATAGCCTTAAAAAACACTGGAATCAAAATTGAGCTTGTTGCTAAAATTGAAGATATTGCCAGTATTCTTTTTGGATAATATTTTTATAAATATACTTTATGAAATTTCCAAAACTAAATATTCCAAAACAAAAAATATTTAAAGCCTTAAAAATACTTGCTGTAGTATTGGTTTTAATTTTAATTGGACTTTACTACTTTCGTGATTCGCTCTTAAAACAAGCTATTGCTAAAGTTACGCACAAAATGGCTGTCGATTATAACAGTACATTTTCTGTAAAATCAGCTTCATTTGAAGGTTTATCCGGAATTAAATTAACAGACGTTATTTTGGTTCCTAAAAATGCGGACACTCTTTGTCATATTCATAAAATAGAAACAAGCATAAGTTTAGCCAATTTATTAATTGGAGATGTTCAGGTTGGAACCTTAAGAGTTGATAACGGATACATACAATTGGTTAAAAAAGGAAATATCCGAAATTTTGATGCTTTTCTAAAAAAAGACAAATCAGATACTGACAAAAATGAAAAAAGAAAATACGCTGCTTTTGCATATCGTATTATTTCAAAATTACTGAATTTGGTTCCGACT
This genomic window from Flavobacterium sp. 9 contains:
- the glmS gene encoding glutamine--fructose-6-phosphate transaminase (isomerizing), translating into MCGIVGYIGHREAYPIVIKGLKRLEYRGYDSAGVMLYDDQDGIKLCKTKGKVSDLETKAKDNFTTNGSIGIGHTRWATHGVPNDVNSHPHLSNSGELVIIHNGIIENYAPLKEELKKRGYTFKSDTDTEVLVNLIEEVQKKEGIKLGKAVQIALNQVVGAYAIAVFDKKNPNEIVAARLGSPLAIGVGEGEFFIASDASPFIEYTSNAIYLEDGEMANIRLHKPLKVRKIKDDSLVDPYIQELQMNLEQIEKGGYDHFMLKEIYEQPSVIKDTYRGRLHANEGIVQMAGVEDNLEKFLNADRIIIVACGTSWHAGLVAEYIFEEFTRIPVEVEYASEFRYRNPIINKNDVVIAISQSGETADTMAAIKLAKENGAFVFGVCNVVGSSISRESHAGAYTHAGPEIGVASTKAFTTQITVLTMIALRLGKAKGTLSNTDFHTYLQELEIIPEKVAEALETNDRAKEIAAAFKDAPNCLYLGRGYNFPVALEGALKLKEISYIHAEGYPAAEMKHGPIALIDEHMPVIVIAPKQGHYDKIVSNIQEIKSRSGKIIAVVTKGDTQVRELADYVIEIPETSDALSPLITTIPLQLLSYYIAVMRGCNVDQPRNLAKSVTVE
- a CDS encoding DUF4270 domain-containing protein, whose product is MYNTSFIKKILLVATVVLLYSCDKDFNAIGEELIGDNHFDLVPEQYGVTAFSQEVTPVQSNGLPFYSLGIYNNPVFGETTGNFVSQVGLTAYKPTIGESPVIESVVLTVPYFSHATAVDPKGGNVYALDSIYGPKEGKLKLSVYESGAQMYSSYYDGNGSLLGKLYYSDQDTNTPPLAGEVNFNTKKLGVPLNDSQDKSQNDKFFFSAKQTVDSTVVDANAAIKTYTYQYSAPQMRLDLNKAFFQTKILNASAANLSSDDVFQQYFKGLYFQVEKAVDGSPSNMAFLDFLKPAGPAKITIKYKAKTAITTDGDTTEDKVITINLTGAGTSLLKDAKSSVYSNGLANRNKDTGDDRLYLKGGQGSVAVINLFDKTDLIGYDSNNVLVNKPNGVSDELDEIRHNVIVKKWLVNEANLVFYIDADKMKTAEREPKRVYLYDLDNNTIIADYVDSSTNAIDPKQSRSIFGGIIALDATTKKGVSYKVRVTKHIRNLIKDPTIKNVRLGLSVTEGIDVITSNKLRLKNDVISEAPRGSVMGPLGTILYGNNVSAADTDKKLKLLIYYTKPN
- a CDS encoding glycogen/starch synthase — translated: MKDKRVLYVSSEVVPYLAENEVSLMSYDVPKMINDQGGQIRIFMPRYGNINERRHQLHEVIRLSGMNLVVNDLDMPLIIKVASIPKERIQVYFIDNDEYFKRKATFADEEGVLYPDNDERAIFFAKGVVETVKKLNWVPDIIHVHGWLAAMLPIYMKHYYKNEALFSETKIVTSVYGQSFDENLDLEMINKVKFDGVPHESVADLETPNYENILKASILHSDAVIIASENVSPSLTKFIESSGKPFLPFATKDAFAEAYTNFYKTMGL
- the panC gene encoding pantoate--beta-alanine ligase; protein product: MFALNFNNTGMHIFYGKVALIAYLKTIKTANSTIGFVPTMGALHQGHLALMQRSLKENDDTVVSIFVNPTQFNNPEDLEKYPRTLEEDVKKMRGLSDKMILYAPSVDDIYEGHTISQSFDFDGLENQMEGKFRPGHFNGVGTIVKRLFEIVTPTNAYFGEKDFQQLQIVKKMVEKNDLPVNVVGCPIFREENQLAMSSRNERLTPEERKEASIIYKVLTEAKEIFQTNTPEETIAFVENSFKDNKKFDLEYFVIADESTLLPIDHKSKDKNYRAFIAVFVNSIRLIDTISLN
- the panD gene encoding aspartate 1-decarboxylase, whose translation is MQIQVIKSKIHRVKVTGADLNYIGSITIDETLLEASNIIEGEKVAIVNINNGERFETYAIKGEKNSGEITLNGPAARKVQKDDIIIIISYATLEFEEAKTFKPWIIFPNENDNSLT
- a CDS encoding alpha/beta hydrolase — encoded protein: MKKVYLLILFISISVFSQKKFDNIQSEKLGEERRITIGLPASYESNPDKKYPVLYLLDGDYLFDPFSGALSYGTYWDDLPEMIIIGVHQNKDGEREDDSTIDQNTGLPFEKGAKFFEFIGAELVPYIEKKYRTSPFRVIAGHDITASFINFYLYKEEPLFNAYICLSPELAPKMEVRIPEKFAKVTQPFFYYLSAADGDIKKIKEPIEKLDSNIKIANNPLVNYKYELFKGTTHYTEVLHSIPSALYQIFEVYRPINSAEYNDKIAVLQTGYADYLQNKYDMMSKVMGVQIPVRMSDFKVIENIILKRNAYDELGKMAEIGNVNYPKAMLGEYELGLMYEKMGDPKHASKKYQNASQMEPIGDLNKDLMYEKIDEMNTLAKKTK
- the radA gene encoding DNA repair protein RadA; this translates as MSKVKTSFFCQNCGTQYAKWQGQCNACKEWNTIAEEIIQKQEKVAWKSEPTPSGKAPRPLKINEIDSALEIRMDTTDGELNRVLGGGIVPGSLTLLGGEPGIGKSTLLLQISLKLPYKTLYVSGEESQKQIKMRAERITPNSDNCYILTETKTQNIFKQIEAIQPEIVIIDSIQTLHTDYIESTAGSISQIRETTAELIKFAKETNIPVILIGHITKDGNIAGPKILEHMVDTVLQFEGDRNHVYRILRSLKNRFGSTAELGIYEMLGSGLREVSNPSEILISHKDEEMSGTAIATTMEGMRPLMIEIQSLVSTAVYGTPQRSTTGYNAKRLNMILAVLEKRAGFRLGAKDVFLNVTGGISVDDPAIDLAVVAAILSSNEDIPVTKGFCFAGEVGLSGEIRPVNRVDQRIQEAEKLGFTTIFVSKYNKIALKNTGIKIELVAKIEDIASILFG